One part of the Quercus lobata isolate SW786 chromosome 7, ValleyOak3.0 Primary Assembly, whole genome shotgun sequence genome encodes these proteins:
- the LOC115953912 gene encoding organelle RRM domain-containing protein 2, mitochondrial-like isoform X2: protein MSLRPGLVKRFLSTSIFTSQSSSAAIASASASASASASASASASPPSTTLFVSARVVTDRASGYSKGFGFVNYATLEDAEKGMKGMDAQFLDGWVIFAEYARPRTPPGQSAYPETNKHIG from the exons ATGTCGCTGAGACCCGGACTCGTGAAACGCTTTCTATCTACTTCAATATTTACTTCACAATCCTCCTCTGCAGCCATTGCTTCTGCCTCTGCCTCTGCTTCTGCTTCAGCCTCAGCCTCAGCCTCAGCCTCGCCTCCCTCAACGACCCTTTTTGTCTCTG CAAGGGTGGTGACAGACCGTGCTTCAGGATACTCAAagggatttgggtttgtgaatTATGCCACCTTAGAAGATGCAGAGAAAGGAATGAAAGGGATGGATGCACAG TTTCTCGATGGATGGGTAATTTTTGCTGAATACGCTAGACCAAGAACTCCTCCAGGACAGTCAGCATATccagaaacaaacaaacatattgGCTGA
- the LOC115953218 gene encoding uncharacterized protein LOC115953218 isoform X2: MASTAGLDQTDDASALSYFQKTVCLHDWWLVKSDREFEGKRLAVAGSTAREKQAVRLFSSAPIVKRYDFSTMETADGICVVIKGFINKPRTQENGFPSMVGSHFVLGFPTDWEEYATKFMEGDSTNGIHSGTIADSAIAGTEKSCPTSEQTPNNHEQVTHRGSLKNSPGSGCSMKHKNKMLSPKTKTFENPDGAKLNSSSGVSIQPEGIMDISDNVPDHSVGQILGSLSENVRGKGKDEKCTVSGLKSESIKMNSVPVASGNMSEILKNHKFEFEDNSIPSSSTYEGKSDDAKEGADRKKTKRNLIFDQNVAFQGLEETQILKKYPIKKKIF, encoded by the exons ATGGCTTCCACTGCTGGACTGGACCAAACCGACGACGCTTCAGCATTATCTTACTTCCAGAAAACA GTATGTTTGCACGATTGGTGGTTAGTTAAGTCCGATAGAGAATTCGAAGGGAAGCGACTAGCCGTTGCAGGCTCTACTGCCAGAGA gAAACAGGCAGTGCGACTGTTTTCCTCTGCGCCGATAGTGAAAAGATATGATTTTAGTACTATGGAGACAGCTGATGGAATATGCGTTGTTATTAAAGGGTTCATTAACAAGCCGCGCACTCAAGAGAACGGGTTTCCTTCCATG GTTGGTAGTCATTTTGTGTTGGGCTTTCCTACTGACTGGGAAGAATATGCTACAAAGTTCATGGAAGGAGATTCTACCAATGGTATTCATTCAGGGACTATTGCTGATTCAG CCATTGCAGGCACGGAAAAATCTTGTCCAACTTCAGAACAAACTCCGAATAATCACGAGCAGGTCACTCACAGAG GCAGTCTGAAGAATAGCCCAGGATCTGGATGTTCAATgaagcataaaaacaaaatgttgaGTCCCAAAACAAAGACATTTGAAAACCCAGATGGAGCAAAACTGAACAGTTCATCGGGTGTCTCCATTCAACCTGAGGGGATAATGGACATATCAGATAATGTTCCAGACCACTCCGTGGGCCAAATATTGGGAAGTTTGTCAGAGAATGTAAGAGGCAAAGGGAAGGATGAGAAATGCACAGTCAGTGGGTTGAAAAGTGAAAGTATTAAGATGAATTCTGTTCCGGTGGCCTCTGGTAACATGAGCGAAATcttaaaaaatcataagtttgaATTTGAGGACAATAGTATCCCAAGTTCGTCTACTTATGAAGGAAAAAGTGATGATGCTAAAGAAGGTGCTGACAGGAAGAAAACTAAGAGGAATTTAATCTTTGACCAaaat GTTGCATTTCAGGGCTTAGAGGAAACACAAATTCTAAAGAAGtatcctattaaaaaaaaaatattctaa
- the LOC115953912 gene encoding organelle RRM domain-containing protein 2, mitochondrial-like isoform X1 has product MSLRPGLVKRFLSTSIFTSQSSSAAIASASASASASASASASASPPSTTLFVSGLNKRTTSEKLQEAFSKFGEVVHARVVTDRASGYSKGFGFVNYATLEDAEKGMKGMDAQFLDGWVIFAEYARPRTPPGQSAYPETNKHIG; this is encoded by the exons ATGTCGCTGAGACCCGGACTCGTGAAACGCTTTCTATCTACTTCAATATTTACTTCACAATCCTCCTCTGCAGCCATTGCTTCTGCCTCTGCCTCTGCTTCTGCTTCAGCCTCAGCCTCAGCCTCAGCCTCGCCTCCCTCAACGACCCTTTTTGTCTCTG GGCTTAACAAGAGAACAACGTCAGAGAAACTTCAAGAAGCATTCTCTAAATTTGGTGAAGTTGTTCATG CAAGGGTGGTGACAGACCGTGCTTCAGGATACTCAAagggatttgggtttgtgaatTATGCCACCTTAGAAGATGCAGAGAAAGGAATGAAAGGGATGGATGCACAG TTTCTCGATGGATGGGTAATTTTTGCTGAATACGCTAGACCAAGAACTCCTCCAGGACAGTCAGCATATccagaaacaaacaaacatattgGCTGA